Proteins from a single region of Mailhella massiliensis:
- a CDS encoding DNA circularization protein — protein sequence MQSASFRGVPFQVYAAGGELGRSTALHVFPNGSTPYPEDLGKAPQFYEVQGFVSGSSYMAQRDALEAALQQPGPGTLVHPWYGSLYVALAGPVRTQHSAADGGLWQFQARFVRVEKPGGLTGSPNLSDMVSGRVNAVAQRAQALADSVGQYMDKGAWVVSQIESAAGVFISSVKSVLSLPEGLSALAGMAGSTGWLAGLVSSGSFGASCWEMIQAGVDNLPSGSGPSALLGLVQAAPEVPVSAAFGTSRRAAAEGQRIVANVQRQMCVSAACAVAAGHTPSTTREAGTLQAAVLDAMDAAQLDAGDAAFAALSDLRTVTLRAMAEKARTLPDVISVTERQVMPSLAVAWRWTGGIEAEQDLIIRNGLRHPGFVPGGRALELIDG from the coding sequence ATGCAGTCGGCCTCCTTCCGGGGAGTGCCGTTCCAGGTGTACGCTGCAGGCGGCGAACTCGGGCGATCCACGGCCCTGCATGTGTTTCCCAACGGTTCAACGCCGTACCCGGAAGACCTGGGCAAGGCGCCGCAGTTCTACGAGGTGCAGGGCTTCGTTTCCGGTTCGTCCTATATGGCGCAGCGCGATGCGCTGGAAGCGGCCCTGCAGCAGCCCGGTCCGGGCACGCTGGTGCATCCGTGGTACGGCAGTTTGTATGTTGCCCTTGCCGGGCCGGTACGCACGCAGCACAGCGCGGCCGACGGCGGCCTCTGGCAGTTTCAGGCGCGTTTCGTGCGGGTGGAAAAGCCCGGCGGGCTGACGGGAAGCCCCAATCTTTCGGATATGGTGAGCGGGCGGGTAAACGCCGTTGCTCAGCGCGCGCAGGCGCTGGCCGATTCCGTGGGGCAGTACATGGACAAGGGCGCATGGGTGGTCTCGCAGATAGAAAGCGCCGCCGGCGTTTTCATAAGCAGTGTGAAAAGCGTTCTTTCCCTGCCGGAAGGGCTTTCCGCCCTGGCCGGAATGGCCGGTTCCACCGGCTGGCTTGCAGGCCTGGTTTCTTCCGGGAGCTTCGGGGCTTCCTGCTGGGAGATGATACAGGCCGGAGTGGATAACCTGCCGTCCGGTTCGGGGCCTTCGGCCCTTCTTGGCCTGGTGCAGGCAGCGCCGGAAGTTCCGGTAAGCGCCGCCTTCGGCACGTCGCGCAGGGCGGCGGCCGAAGGGCAGAGAATCGTGGCGAACGTCCAGCGGCAGATGTGCGTTTCCGCCGCCTGTGCCGTGGCCGCAGGCCATACGCCTTCCACCACCAGAGAGGCGGGCACCCTTCAGGCGGCCGTGCTGGACGCGATGGATGCCGCCCAGCTGGATGCCGGTGATGCCGCTTTTGCCGCGCTTTCCGACCTTCGCACGGTCACGCTCCGCGCCATGGCGGAAAAGGCCCGCACGTTGCCGGATGTCATTTCCGTAACGGAAAGGCAGGTCATGCCTTCGCTGGCCGTGGCATGGCGGTGGACCGGAGGCATTGAGGCCGAGCAGGATCTCATCATCCGCAACGGCCTGCGCCACCCCGGCTTTGTGCCGGGCGGCCGGGCACTGGAGCTGATAGATGGCTGA
- a CDS encoding phage baseplate assembly protein codes for MADITLTVGGVDWTGWESLQASRSVDAMAGAFSLGLADRVQYGGASLPLAPGMECVLSSGADTLVTGFIDSVSQSLDSGRHGITVSGRDRSADIVDASAVHAPGSWKGASLMDICSALCAPFGVPVTLEGDQGQPVTAFQIQPGESVAEAVQRLLKQRELVAVPDGKGGLRLAGLAQETLSAVLQEGVNVLSASVTCDASERFSEYVVTGQKQGTDQNFGKACSVRATVTDEQITRYRPLVIRASQQGDAAYMRRRARWEMTTRRAEGTSVQVTVQGWRDGTGRLWEPGVLVPVSLPTLGISQSLLIGEVTWTRDSGGTTTQLMLKDPAAWQPEPEEAQKAASSVASPSGTDWDLYVKQAEKAKAAGQKVQEAMA; via the coding sequence ATGGCTGACATCACCTTGACCGTGGGCGGTGTGGACTGGACGGGCTGGGAATCCCTTCAGGCTTCCCGCAGTGTGGACGCCATGGCCGGCGCGTTTTCCCTGGGCCTTGCGGATCGCGTGCAGTACGGGGGCGCGTCCCTTCCTCTGGCTCCCGGTATGGAATGCGTGCTTTCCAGCGGGGCGGATACGCTGGTCACCGGCTTCATCGACAGCGTTTCCCAGTCGCTCGATTCCGGCAGGCACGGGATAACCGTATCCGGCCGGGACAGAAGCGCCGATATTGTGGACGCCTCCGCCGTACATGCGCCGGGCAGCTGGAAGGGCGCTTCCCTCATGGATATCTGTTCGGCGCTCTGTGCGCCTTTCGGCGTGCCGGTCACGCTGGAAGGCGACCAGGGGCAGCCCGTTACGGCGTTTCAGATACAGCCCGGGGAAAGCGTGGCGGAAGCCGTGCAGCGCCTTTTGAAGCAGCGCGAGCTTGTGGCCGTGCCGGACGGCAAGGGCGGCCTCAGGCTGGCCGGACTGGCGCAGGAAACGCTTTCCGCCGTTCTTCAGGAGGGCGTGAACGTGCTTTCCGCCTCCGTTACCTGCGACGCTTCCGAACGCTTTTCCGAGTATGTCGTCACCGGGCAGAAGCAGGGGACGGATCAGAATTTCGGCAAGGCGTGTTCCGTCAGGGCAACGGTTACGGATGAGCAGATAACGCGATACCGGCCTTTGGTTATCCGGGCCAGCCAGCAGGGGGACGCAGCATATATGCGCCGCCGTGCCCGGTGGGAAATGACCACGCGGAGGGCCGAAGGCACATCCGTACAGGTCACGGTGCAGGGCTGGCGCGACGGTACCGGCAGGCTCTGGGAACCCGGAGTGCTGGTGCCGGTGAGCCTTCCCACGCTGGGCATATCGCAGAGCCTGCTTATTGGCGAAGTGACCTGGACGCGGGATTCCGGCGGTACCACCACGCAGCTTATGCTGAAGGACCCCGCGGCCTGGCAGCCCGAACCGGAAGAGGCACAAAAGGCTGCATCCTCAGTGGCTTCCCCTTCCGGTACGGACTGGGATCTGTACGTCAAACAGGCCGAAAAGGCCAAAGCAGCAGGGCAGAAGGTGCAGGAGGCCATGGCATGA
- a CDS encoding phage baseplate assembly protein V yields MSRDAIMERVRNLMRDGVSRAVLNVVDDEGNMQRVQVTLLEDEVIDGVERFQNYGFTSVPEEGAEATVVFVGADRSHPVVVVADDRRVRKKSLKPGEVAVYHKNGDFIHLKNGNEIEVKTTTFKVDCDTATLAASKEITLDTPLVTLTGRQQTTGEKSGGGASTFVGGLKNTGGDIVSDGVSLEHHTHPGDSGGTTGGPQ; encoded by the coding sequence ATGAGCCGCGACGCTATCATGGAAAGGGTGCGCAACCTCATGCGCGACGGCGTATCCCGTGCCGTGCTCAACGTGGTGGATGATGAAGGCAACATGCAGCGCGTTCAGGTCACGCTGCTGGAGGATGAAGTCATCGACGGCGTGGAACGCTTCCAGAACTACGGCTTCACCTCCGTGCCGGAAGAAGGAGCCGAGGCCACGGTGGTGTTCGTGGGGGCGGATCGTTCCCATCCCGTTGTTGTGGTGGCCGACGACAGGCGCGTACGCAAAAAGAGCCTGAAGCCCGGGGAAGTGGCCGTTTATCATAAAAACGGCGACTTCATTCATCTGAAGAACGGGAACGAAATCGAAGTCAAAACAACCACGTTCAAGGTGGACTGCGACACCGCCACGCTTGCCGCAAGCAAGGAAATCACGCTGGACACGCCTCTTGTCACACTGACCGGCCGCCAGCAGACCACGGGCGAAAAGTCCGGCGGCGGAGCGTCCACCTTTGTGGGCGGGCTGAAAAATACCGGTGGCGACATTGTGAGCGACGGCGTTTCCCTGGAACATCATACCCATCCCGGCGACAGCGGCGGCACCACGGGAGGGCCGCAATGA
- a CDS encoding phage GP46 family protein yields MDILITQNEQGLFDLPVKKGDLVGDGSLGTEIMVSLFTDIRAEKDELPPEYGDLRGWWADALFSLQGEGQGTGSKLWLLRRQKQLEAVLVRAETYARDALRWLVNEGLATAVEVTAENPSPGLLALRVAVTRTSPSVMQRVTDVWKVGITEESVTMARDI; encoded by the coding sequence ATGGATATTCTCATTACTCAGAACGAACAGGGGCTTTTCGATCTGCCGGTGAAAAAGGGCGATCTGGTGGGGGATGGTTCTCTGGGAACGGAAATCATGGTTTCCCTGTTTACCGATATCCGGGCGGAAAAGGATGAACTTCCGCCGGAATACGGCGATCTTCGCGGCTGGTGGGCGGATGCGCTTTTTTCCCTGCAGGGCGAGGGGCAGGGCACAGGCTCCAAGCTCTGGCTTCTGCGCAGGCAGAAGCAGCTGGAAGCCGTGCTCGTGCGGGCGGAAACCTACGCGAGGGATGCCCTGCGCTGGCTTGTGAATGAAGGGCTGGCCACGGCTGTGGAAGTAACGGCGGAAAACCCTTCCCCGGGCCTCCTTGCCCTGCGCGTGGCCGTTACGAGAACAAGCCCTTCGGTCATGCAGCGCGTGACGGATGTGTGGAAGGTGGGCATTACTGAAGAATCCGTAACCATGGCGAGGGATATATGA
- a CDS encoding baseplate J/gp47 family protein, with translation MSFSRPSLATLRSRIAADVSGRLLDGAPLRSRSVLSVLVYVWAGACHLMYGALQWYFSQFWIKTAEKEFLERKASTWGITRKAGARAVGQVSFTGSGLVPAGAVLRSDEGRLFTVDADVTVPGTGAVTASENGSASNLDEGEALSLVQAVTGVSGTATVLSLSGGVDAETDDELRARLLSVLQSPPRGGAAADYVTWALEVPGVTRAWCYPLYLGLGTVGLSFVCDGQAESPLPDEEMVRRVQAHINERRPVTADVHVFAPRAMQVDVTLRIAPDTSAVREAVKAELHDLFTREAEPGITLLRSHIDEAVSITAGEEDHLLISPAANVIPANGELPVLRSVLFEE, from the coding sequence ATGAGTTTTTCGCGGCCTTCTCTTGCCACCTTGCGTTCCCGCATTGCGGCCGACGTGTCCGGCCGTCTTCTGGACGGCGCGCCGCTCAGGTCCCGGTCGGTGCTTTCCGTGCTGGTGTATGTGTGGGCCGGGGCCTGTCACCTCATGTACGGGGCCTTGCAGTGGTATTTCTCCCAGTTCTGGATAAAGACGGCGGAAAAGGAGTTTCTGGAACGCAAGGCGTCCACCTGGGGGATTACCCGCAAGGCAGGCGCCCGTGCCGTGGGGCAGGTTTCCTTTACCGGTTCAGGGCTTGTGCCCGCAGGCGCCGTGCTCAGAAGTGACGAAGGGCGGCTCTTCACCGTGGATGCGGATGTAACCGTACCCGGCACGGGCGCGGTCACCGCTTCGGAAAACGGCAGCGCTTCCAATCTGGATGAGGGCGAAGCGCTTTCGCTGGTGCAGGCCGTAACCGGAGTATCCGGCACGGCAACGGTGCTTTCCCTGTCCGGCGGCGTGGATGCCGAAACGGACGACGAACTCCGCGCCCGCCTGCTGTCGGTGCTGCAGTCTCCGCCCAGGGGCGGCGCTGCGGCGGATTATGTGACCTGGGCGCTGGAAGTTCCGGGCGTTACCCGTGCCTGGTGCTATCCGCTTTACCTGGGGCTCGGCACGGTGGGGCTGTCCTTCGTCTGCGACGGGCAGGCGGAAAGCCCGCTCCCGGATGAGGAAATGGTGCGGCGCGTGCAGGCCCATATCAACGAACGCAGGCCGGTAACGGCGGACGTCCATGTTTTTGCCCCGCGGGCCATGCAGGTGGATGTCACGCTCCGTATTGCGCCGGATACTTCGGCCGTGCGTGAAGCCGTGAAGGCGGAACTTCACGACCTGTTCACCCGCGAGGCGGAACCGGGAATAACCCTGCTCAGGTCTCATATCGACGAAGCGGTCAGTATTACGGCCGGGGAGGAAGATCACCTGCTCATCTCTCCGGCGGCGAACGTCATTCCTGCAAACGGAGAGCTCCCCGTGCTGCGATCCGTGCTTTTTGAGGAGTAA
- a CDS encoding YmfQ family protein: protein MPHNVDDYAAMLARLLPQGMIWRPFPGSNFFRLLSAFGAELARLEADAARLVREVTPAQADEALEDWEEELGLPDECSLASSDTERRRQIVLFRLQRNGLMNEEYFRQLALSMGYDRAEVYTVRPFRAGTSLCGHAVWDACFHHVFFITLPTVFGTPMRMGDRVDSRLRIWGIFDFECLVRQVKPAHAGVVFKYE, encoded by the coding sequence ATGCCCCACAATGTCGATGATTACGCCGCCATGCTTGCGCGGCTTTTGCCTCAGGGGATGATATGGAGGCCTTTCCCCGGCTCAAACTTTTTCCGTCTCCTTTCCGCCTTCGGCGCGGAACTGGCCAGGCTTGAGGCCGATGCCGCCAGGCTGGTGCGGGAGGTCACCCCTGCGCAGGCCGATGAGGCGCTGGAAGACTGGGAGGAAGAACTCGGCCTGCCGGACGAATGCAGCCTTGCTTCCAGCGATACGGAAAGGCGGCGGCAGATAGTGCTGTTCAGGCTCCAGCGCAACGGCCTGATGAATGAGGAATATTTCCGGCAGCTTGCCCTGTCCATGGGCTATGACCGTGCGGAAGTATATACGGTGCGGCCTTTCCGCGCAGGTACTTCCCTGTGCGGCCATGCCGTTTGGGATGCATGTTTCCACCATGTGTTTTTCATTACGCTTCCGACCGTTTTCGGTACGCCCATGCGTATGGGGGACCGTGTCGACAGCCGCCTGCGTATATGGGGCATATTCGATTTTGAGTGTCTGGTCAGGCAGGTGAAGCCGGCTCATGCCGGTGTCGTGTTCAAATACGAATAG